A region of Rhodospirillales bacterium DNA encodes the following proteins:
- a CDS encoding DUF983 domain-containing protein, producing the protein MPQIPPNDDADRDWPASLRRGLFGRCPNCGEGGLFSAYLKLRSACPACGEKFSAYRADDAPAYFVIFIVGHIVVPLVLLVEKLYEPDLWVHAVLWLPLGLGLCLWLLPRVKGATLGVLWALKIRSPQPG; encoded by the coding sequence ATGCCGCAGATCCCCCCCAACGACGACGCCGACCGCGACTGGCCGGCCTCGCTACGGCGCGGGCTGTTCGGCCGCTGCCCGAATTGCGGCGAAGGCGGCCTGTTCAGCGCCTATCTGAAGCTGCGCAGCGCCTGCCCGGCCTGCGGCGAGAAGTTCTCGGCCTACCGCGCCGACGACGCGCCGGCCTATTTCGTGATCTTCATCGTCGGCCACATCGTGGTGCCGCTGGTCCTGCTGGTCGAGAAACTCTACGAACCGGATCTCTGGGTCCACGCCGTCCTCTGGCTGCCGCTCGGCCTCGGCCTGTGCCTGTGGCTGCTGCCGCGCGTCAAGGGCGCCACGCTCGGCGTCCTCTGGGCGTTGAAGATCCGCTCGCCGCAGCCGGGCTGA